Proteins from a single region of Desulfolutivibrio sulfoxidireducens:
- a CDS encoding TIGR00341 family protein has product MGGSIKGLLDGFRVGEEKAERIAGEVARGSTPGAGFYALIATAALIASLGLVANSPAVIIGAMLVSPLMSPIFGLSLGMIRGDTSLLAKSVRAEVSGMALAVAFGALFGLLPVMTEVTPEMLARTEPTLLDLLVAVFAGFAGTLAMVDDRISPALPGVAIATAIVPPLATCGLCLAAGATQGATGAFLLFFANFVAILLVSALTFLAAGLARRHAGNGGARMVAGNLAVAVLGFLLVSAYLTGTLTAIVKDRRQAGQVKETIEALLAEDPNASLVTLHRKDHGDTLDILATVRTPKPFDPQRVADMEQALQERLGGKVRLVARCLLTKDIFPPGGTAVVTAPSLDGSFLSVEVPADVKRLQLAEQTLREILATRPQLLLLDVDLVHIAGDPVILATLQSPRPLIPLEAEEFERAVRQRLGEPGLRLLARCQVPVDVDSRGRILFGKAHFGPEDRAARAVAETARQAVEALPDMFVTALDVIRDGEGFVARAEITGTRLVTPEQIRDIEARVAVSAGAPVRLSAWSRTDLMVTDSRYLPVEEYTRRRLMEGREETGAPQQTDAGEKHPPAVATDQAIEPK; this is encoded by the coding sequence ATGGGCGGCTCGATAAAGGGGCTTTTGGACGGGTTTCGGGTGGGCGAGGAAAAGGCCGAAAGGATCGCCGGGGAGGTTGCCCGGGGCTCCACGCCGGGGGCCGGATTCTACGCGCTTATCGCCACGGCCGCGCTTATCGCCAGCCTGGGCCTGGTGGCCAACAGTCCGGCGGTGATCATCGGGGCCATGCTGGTCTCGCCGTTGATGTCCCCCATCTTCGGCCTCTCCCTGGGCATGATCCGGGGCGATACGAGCCTTTTGGCCAAATCGGTCCGGGCCGAGGTCTCGGGCATGGCCCTGGCCGTGGCCTTCGGCGCCCTTTTCGGGCTGTTGCCGGTCATGACCGAGGTTACCCCGGAGATGCTGGCCCGCACCGAGCCCACCCTGCTCGACCTTCTGGTGGCGGTCTTCGCCGGATTCGCCGGAACCCTGGCCATGGTCGACGACCGCATCAGCCCGGCCCTGCCCGGGGTGGCCATCGCCACGGCCATCGTGCCGCCCCTGGCCACCTGCGGCCTGTGCCTGGCCGCCGGAGCCACCCAGGGCGCCACCGGCGCGTTTTTGCTCTTTTTCGCCAACTTCGTGGCCATTCTCCTGGTGTCGGCCCTGACGTTTCTGGCCGCCGGGCTGGCCAGGCGACACGCCGGAAACGGCGGCGCGCGGATGGTGGCCGGCAACCTGGCCGTGGCCGTCCTGGGGTTTTTGCTGGTCTCGGCCTATCTCACCGGAACCCTGACGGCCATCGTCAAGGACCGTCGCCAGGCCGGACAGGTGAAGGAGACCATCGAGGCCCTTTTGGCCGAGGATCCCAACGCCTCCCTGGTGACCCTGCACCGCAAGGACCACGGCGACACCCTCGATATCCTGGCCACGGTGCGCACGCCCAAACCCTTCGACCCGCAACGGGTCGCGGATATGGAACAGGCCCTTCAGGAGCGCCTCGGCGGGAAGGTGCGCCTGGTGGCCCGCTGCCTGCTCACCAAGGACATCTTTCCCCCGGGCGGGACCGCCGTGGTGACCGCCCCCTCCCTGGACGGCTCCTTCCTGAGCGTCGAGGTTCCAGCGGATGTCAAACGCCTGCAACTGGCCGAGCAGACCCTGCGGGAAATTTTGGCCACCAGGCCGCAGCTTTTGCTTTTGGACGTGGATCTGGTGCATATCGCCGGGGACCCGGTCATTCTGGCCACCCTGCAAAGCCCCCGCCCGCTTATCCCCCTGGAGGCGGAGGAGTTCGAACGGGCCGTGCGCCAGCGCCTGGGCGAGCCGGGCCTGCGGCTTCTGGCCCGGTGCCAGGTTCCCGTGGACGTGGATTCCAGGGGCCGGATCCTTTTCGGCAAGGCCCACTTCGGTCCCGAGGACCGGGCCGCGCGCGCCGTGGCCGAGACCGCGCGACAGGCCGTGGAGGCCCTGCCGGACATGTTCGTCACCGCCCTGGACGTGATTCGGGACGGGGAGGGATTTGTGGCCCGGGCCGAGATCACCGGGACCCGGCTGGTCACGCCGGAACAGATTCGGGACATCGAGGCCAGGGTGGCTGTCTCGGCCGGCGCGCCGGTTCGGCTTTCGGCCTGGTCCAGGACGGACCTGATGGTCACCGACAGCCGCTATCTTCCCGTGGAGGAGTACACCCGTCGCCGGCTCATGGAGGGTCG